In the genome of Cryptomeria japonica chromosome 8, Sugi_1.0, whole genome shotgun sequence, one region contains:
- the LOC131044786 gene encoding large ribosomal subunit protein uL18y, whose amino-acid sequence MVFVKAQKSKAYFKRYQVKFKRRREGKTDYRARIRLINQDKNKYNTPKYRFVVRFSNKDIVAQIIYATLAGDVTMAAAYSQELPRYGLEVGLTNYAAAYCTGLLLARRVLKQLEMDDEYVGNEEATGEDYSVEPGESRRPFRALLDVGLVRTTTGNRVFGALKGALDGGLDIPHSEKRFAGFSKDDKSLDADVHRKYIFGGHVSTYMKMLREDEPSKYQSQFTKYLEKGIEPEDVEEMYKKVHAAIRADPSVKHTEKHVPKEHKHYNLKKLTYEERKAKLIARLNALNAGDDEDDEE is encoded by the exons ATG GTGTTTGTCAAGGCTCAGAAGTCCAAGGCCTATTTCAAGAGGTACCAGGTCAAGTTCAAGCGCAGGCGAG AGGGAAAGACTGATTACAGAGCGAGAATCCGCTTGATAAATCAGGACAAGAACAAGTATAATACGCCCAAGTACAGATTTGTAGTGCGATTT AGCAACAAGGATATTGTTGCACAGATCATATATGCGACGCTTGCTGGAGATGTTACAATGGCAGCTGCTTACTCTCAAGAGCTGCCTCGGTATGGCCTGGAAGTCGGCCTTACAAACTATGCTGCTG CATATTGTACTGGTCTCTTGTTGGCACGTCGGGTGCTGAAGCAGTTGGAGATGGATGATGAGTACGTTGGCAATGAGGAG GCCACTGGAGAAGATTACAGTGTAGAGCCAGGTGAATCCAGGAGGCCGTTTAGGGCTCTGTTGGATGTGGGGCTCGTTAGGACAACTACAGGAAACCGAGTTTTTGGAGCTCTCAAG GGGGCATTGGATGGGGGACTAGATATTCCTCACAGTGAGAAGCGTTTTGCTGGATTTAGCAAAGATGATAAAAGTCTGGATGCTGATGTACACCGAAAATATATATTTGGAGGCCATGTGTCTACTTATATGAAG ATGTTGAGGGAAGATGAACCAAGTAAGTATCAATCTCAGTTCACTAAATACCTCGAAAAAGGAATAGAGCCTGAAGATGTAGAAGAAATGTACAAGAAGGTGCATGCTGCCATCAGGGCAGATCCATCTGTGAAACATACAGAGAAACATGTTCCTAAGGAGCATAAGCA TTACAATCTCAAGAAACTGACCTATGAGGAAAGGAAGGCTAAATTGATTGCTCGATTGAATGCTTTGAATGCTGGTGATGACGAGGACGATGAGGAGTAA